A single region of the Salvia miltiorrhiza cultivar Shanhuang (shh) chromosome 8, IMPLAD_Smil_shh, whole genome shotgun sequence genome encodes:
- the LOC130996671 gene encoding uncharacterized protein LOC130996671: protein MEGFFWIPSLSGPTTVAARKTLAVVPLGFSSTLFKQREEEMRKAEEAATNGLQITNCKVNKEMTLLEGHTSSSNIDGFAVNGNEVNSELKDNERSSADREETPDKSDDEDGS from the exons ATGGAAGGCTTCTTCTGGATACCCTCACTATCTGGTCCGACAACTGTTGCTGCTAGGAAAACTCTGGCAGTGGTACCCCTTGGCTTTTCCTCTACATT GTTTAAACAAAGAGAGGAAGAGATGAGGAAAGCTGAGGAGGCAGCAACTAATGGGCTTCAGATTACAAATTgcaaagtaaataaagaaatgacTCTACTCGAGGGACATACTAGTTCTTCTAACATTGATGGCTTTGCTGTGAACGGTAATGAAGTAAACTCAGAATTGAAGGATAATGAGAGGTCATCTGCTGATAGGGAAGAAACTCCTGATAAGAGTGATGATGAag ATGGAAGCTAG
- the LOC130996670 gene encoding uncharacterized protein LOC130996670, with product MTCTAPDHHQMISARTLGNLEQSWCRAVACGTGTTVLALQMDKPHSKLPLLHQVLKKLLHSHPLLRSKLHYNPTTRDFSFLTPAAAPPPSVEHHDIPATAHLLRRLSTKQTSDLPPCHLIMEHELNDSLWRSPSSFPCSGADVIHAALYALSESRSIVVLRLHAAACDRTTAESVLRELMELVGEAEGGRKVAGIENEGEGGAGIEALVPRGTGKKTMWAHGVDMLGYSLSSLRLTNLKFKNTKAARYSEVVRLKMDTHQTAAILAGCKSRRIKLCGALAAAGLIAAHSMRLESDKVKKKYGVVTLIDTRSLLDPSLSIHHFGYYQLPILNTHTINGGEELWDLAVRSYSEFARDKKCNTHFSDMADLNFLMRKAMENPSVTASASLRTSLISVFEDPVIDNTREMKREIGVEDYIGCSSVHGVGPSVAIFDTIRNGELDCACVYPAPLHSRDQIMQLVAHIKKILLDATF from the exons ATGACCTGCACCGCCCCTGACCACCACCAGATGATCTCCGCCCGGACCCTCGGCAACCTCGAGCAAAGCTGGTGCCGCGCGGTTGCGTGCGGCACCGGCACCACCGTGCTCGCCCTCCAAATGGACAAACCCCACTCCAAACTCCCCCTCCTCCACCAAGTACTCAAAAAGCTCCTCCACTCCCACCCCCTCCTCCGCTCAAAGCTCCACTACAACCCCACCACAAGGGACTTCTCCTTCCTCACCCCCGCCGCCGCGCCCCCGCCCTCCGTCGAGCACCACGATATCCCGGCCACCGCGCACCTCCTCCGCCGGCTGTCGACCAAGCAGACCTCCGACCTCCCCCCCTGCCACCTCATCATGGAGCACGAGCTCAACGACAGCCTCTGGCGCAGCCCCAGCAGCTTCCCATGCAGCGGCGCCGACGTCATCCACGCCGCCTTGTACGCCCTCTCCGAGAGCCGGTCCATCGTGGTGCTCCGCCTCCACGCCGCCGCGTGCGACAGGACGACCGCGGAGTCGGTGCTGCGCGAGCTGATGGAGCTGGTCGGGGAGGCGGAGGGAGGCAGGAAGGTAGCCGGAATCGAGAACGAGGGCGAGGGCGGGGCGGGGATCGAGGCGCTGGTGCCACGTGGGACGGGGAAGAAGACAATGTGGGCCCATGGCGTGGACATGTTGGGATATTCGTTGAGCTCCTTAAGGCTCACGAATTTGAAGTTCAAGAATACGAAAGCGGCCAGGTATTCCGAGGTTGTACGGCTTAAAATGGACACGCATCAAACTGCTGCCATTCTTGCT GGCTGCAAATCTAGAAGAATTAAACTGTGCGGGGCACTAGCGGCTGCTGGGCTAATCGCCGCCCATTCAATGCGACTTGAATCCGACAAGGTGAAGAAGAAATACGGAGTCGTAACTCTCATTGACACCCGCTCCCTTCTTGACCCATCTCTTTCCATTCATCATTTCG GATACTACCAGCTACCAATCCTGAACACACACACCATAAACGGCGGCGAAGAATTGTGGGACTTAGCCGTGAGGAGCTACTCGGAATTCGCACGTGACAAGAAATGCAACACGCATTTCTCGGACATGGCGGATCTGAACTTCCTGATGAGGAAGGCGATGGAGAATCCGAGCGTGACGGCGTCGGCGTCGCTCCGAACGTCGTTGATATCGGTGTTCGAGGATCCGGTGATCGACAACACGAGGGAGATGAAGCGGGAGATCGGCGTGGAGGACTACATCGGCTGCTCCTCGGTGCACGGCGTGGGCCCCTCCGTCGCCATCTTCGACACCATCCGCAACGGCGAGCTGGACTGCGCCTGCGTGTATCCGGCGCCGCTGCACTCCAGGGACCAGATCATGCAGCTCGTCGCTCACATCaagaagattcttcttgatgcCACTTtttga